A stretch of Bradyrhizobium sp. CCBAU 53338 DNA encodes these proteins:
- a CDS encoding tetratricopeptide repeat protein has protein sequence MFSNRFNRWTAAAIALAGSAIMAVPGGVLAQTPDHPADTAAQFPTRNDLKSLTTAGSYLAARHASVERDATSAAAFYRSALRTDPKNNELLDRAFISSVDDGDIEEAVKLAERILTIDKTNRVARLVVGVHDLKLKKYSSAQSNINQSIRGPITDLVATLLSGWAAYGAGDAKGAVATIDKLAGPEWYPLFKDLHAGMILENAGKEKDAGVRFERAYKLDDSMLRVTEAYARWLSRNKDAASATAIYEAFDKKLARHPLIVEGLRETKAGKKMPPLVDSAQAGAAEALYGIGATLTRRGGEDLALVYLQLALYLQPTHPLALLSLADLYESVKRPQMAIKIYERVPSSSPLKRNAQIQLAIDLDSADRTDEAIKILKGVITEDSKDLEAIMALGNLERGRKKFGDCGATYSQGIAVLPVGNDKANSVWYYYRGICEERSKEWAKAEADMKKALELQPDQPHVLNYLGYSWIDQGVNLDEGMKMIKRAVEQRPDDGYIVDSLGWAYYRIGNYEEAVKNLERAIDLKPEDPTINDHLGDAYWRVGRTLEAKFQWAHARDLKPEPDDLPKIEAKIANGMTDDSSNSSAAQADKKKDDGKGG, from the coding sequence ATGTTTTCAAATCGTTTCAACCGCTGGACTGCTGCTGCCATCGCTCTTGCCGGCTCTGCGATCATGGCGGTCCCCGGCGGAGTGCTGGCGCAGACGCCGGACCATCCGGCCGACACGGCGGCGCAGTTTCCGACCCGAAACGATCTGAAGTCGCTCACCACCGCCGGCAGCTATCTCGCCGCCCGCCACGCCAGCGTCGAGCGCGACGCGACTTCGGCCGCCGCTTTCTACCGCTCCGCGCTGCGGACCGACCCGAAGAACAACGAGTTGCTCGACCGCGCCTTCATTTCCTCGGTCGACGACGGCGACATCGAGGAGGCGGTCAAGCTCGCCGAGCGCATCCTCACCATCGACAAGACCAATCGCGTTGCGCGCCTCGTCGTCGGCGTGCACGATTTGAAGCTGAAGAAATATTCGAGCGCGCAGAGCAACATCAACCAGTCGATCCGTGGGCCGATCACCGATCTCGTCGCAACGCTGCTGTCCGGCTGGGCCGCCTATGGGGCGGGCGATGCCAAGGGCGCGGTCGCCACGATCGACAAGCTGGCAGGCCCGGAATGGTATCCGCTGTTCAAGGACCTGCATGCCGGCATGATCCTCGAGAACGCCGGCAAGGAAAAGGACGCGGGCGTCCGTTTCGAACGCGCCTACAAGCTCGACGATTCCATGCTGCGCGTCACCGAGGCCTATGCGCGCTGGCTGTCGCGCAACAAGGACGCGGCGTCGGCCACGGCGATCTATGAAGCCTTCGACAAGAAGCTCGCCCGTCATCCGCTGATCGTGGAAGGTCTGCGCGAGACCAAGGCCGGCAAGAAGATGCCGCCGCTGGTCGATTCTGCGCAGGCCGGTGCAGCCGAGGCGCTCTACGGCATCGGCGCGACGCTGACCCGCCGAGGCGGCGAGGATCTCGCGCTGGTCTATCTCCAACTCGCGCTCTATCTCCAGCCCACCCATCCGCTGGCCTTGCTCTCGCTCGCCGACCTCTATGAATCGGTGAAGCGTCCGCAGATGGCGATCAAGATCTACGAGCGCGTGCCGTCGAGTTCGCCCCTCAAGCGCAACGCGCAGATCCAGCTCGCCATCGATCTCGATTCCGCCGACCGAACCGACGAGGCGATCAAGATCCTCAAGGGCGTCATCACCGAGGACTCGAAGGATCTCGAAGCCATCATGGCGCTCGGCAATCTCGAGCGCGGCCGCAAGAAGTTCGGCGACTGCGGCGCGACCTATTCGCAAGGCATCGCCGTGCTGCCTGTAGGCAACGACAAAGCCAACAGCGTCTGGTACTACTACCGCGGCATTTGCGAGGAGCGCTCCAAGGAGTGGGCCAAGGCCGAAGCCGACATGAAGAAGGCGCTCGAGCTGCAGCCCGATCAGCCGCATGTGCTGAACTATCTCGGCTATTCCTGGATCGACCAGGGCGTGAACCTCGACGAAGGCATGAAGATGATCAAGCGTGCCGTCGAGCAGCGTCCCGACGACGGCTACATCGTCGACTCCCTCGGCTGGGCCTATTACCGCATCGGCAATTACGAAGAGGCGGTTAAGAACCTCGAGCGCGCGATCGACCTCAAGCCCGAGGATCCGACCATCAACGACCATCTCGGTGACGCCTATTGGCGCGTCGGCCGTACGCTTGAAGCCAAATTCCAGTGGGCGCATGCCCGCGATCTCAAGCCCGAGCCGGACGATCTGCCGAAGATCGAGGCCAAGATCGCCAACGGCATGACGGATGACAGCTCGAACTCTTCGGCCGCGCAGGCGGACAAGAAGAAGGACGACGGCAAGGGCGGCTAA
- a CDS encoding IS630 family transposase (programmed frameshift): MGKPYSLDLRKRVVAAIEGGMSRNRAAKQFGVAISTAIGWMKRVDKTGSVEPGQIGGYKPKAISGEHAIWLSQRIKDGDFTIRGLVAELGGRGLKVDYHSVWDFVHAEKLSFKKSVAAGERDRPEVARRRAQWAKYQGRVEAERLVFIDETWTRTDMAPLRGWAPRGHRLHAKVPHGRWKTMTFLAALRHDRIDAPWFIEGPIDGVSFRTYVEKVLLPVLRPGDIVILDNLGSHRSKAVRQLIRSVGAKLFFLPKYSPDLNPIEQVFAKLKHLVRKAAARTVDTVCAAIGHALDAFTSEECANYLKNSGYRT, translated from the exons ATGGGCAAGCCTTATTCTCTGGATCTTCGCAAGCGCGTGGTGGCGGCAATCGAGGGCGGGATGTCCCGCAATCGAGCCGCCAAGCAGTTTGGGGTGGCGATCAGCACGGCCATCGGCTGGATGAAGCGGGTCGATAAGACCGGCAGTGTCGAGCCTGGCCAGATCGGTGGCTACAAGCCGAAGGCAATTTCGGGCGAGCACGCGATCTGGCTGTCGCAGCGGATCAAGGACGGCGATTTCACCATACGGGGTCTCGTCGCCGAGCTTGGCGGACGCGGCCTGAAGGTCGACTACCACTCGGTGTGGGATTTCGTGCATGCCGAGAAGCTCAGCTTC AAAAAAAGCGTGGCGGCTGGCGAACGCGATCGACCGGAGGTCGCACGGCGGCGAGCCCAGTGGGCAAAGTATCAAGGTCGCGTCGAAGCTGAGCGGCTGGTCTTCATCGACGAGACCTGGACCAGGACCGATATGGCGCCCTTGCGGGGCTGGGCGCCGCGCGGACACAGACTTCACGCCAAGGTTCCCCACGGCCGCTGGAAGACCATGACTTTCCTGGCGGCCCTGCGCCATGACCGGATTGATGCGCCATGGTTCATCGAGGGGCCGATCGATGGCGTGAGCTTTCGCACCTATGTCGAGAAGGTTCTTCTGCCCGTTCTGCGACCCGGCGATATCGTCATCCTGGATAACCTCGGCAGCCACCGGAGCAAAGCAGTTCGCCAGCTCATCCGTTCGGTCGGCGCCAAGCTCTTCTTCCTGCCAAAATACTCGCCCGACCTGAACCCGATCGAACAGGTATTCGCCAAGCTCAAGCACCTCGTCCGCAAAGCTGCCGCGCGAACCGTCGACACCGTCTGCGCCGCAATCGGCCACGCACTCGATGCCTTCACATCCGAGGAATGCGCCAACTACCTGAAAAACTCAGGCTATCGAACTTAA
- a CDS encoding 4-(cytidine 5'-diphospho)-2-C-methyl-D-erythritol kinase: MPALIEEGRAKVNLSLRVVGRRADGYHDLESVVAFADCADRLTLEPGGELRLATTGPLAAACGETSDNLVFKAAKLLAEAVPHLKLGAFALDKVLPVAAGIGGGSADAAAALRLLARLNDLSLDDSRLQKVALATGADVPVCLLSRACDMTGVGEQLLPLALPSMPCVMVNPRVPVATKDVFQELGLRNGELLVGATDVLEAPAWPEAGGSVSDWVGVLETVANDLEAPALRIQPVIGDVLEALRSSAGVKLARMSGSGATCFAIYGAPADAHAAAEKIRRGHPGWWVHAGTLS, from the coding sequence ATGCCGGCGTTGATTGAAGAAGGGCGCGCGAAGGTCAATCTGAGCCTTCGCGTGGTTGGCCGTCGCGCCGACGGCTATCACGATCTCGAAAGCGTGGTTGCATTTGCCGATTGTGCCGACCGGCTCACGCTGGAACCGGGTGGCGAGCTCAGGCTTGCGACCACGGGGCCGCTTGCGGCGGCCTGCGGCGAGACCTCGGACAATCTCGTGTTCAAGGCCGCAAAACTGCTGGCCGAAGCGGTGCCGCATCTGAAGCTCGGCGCCTTCGCGCTCGACAAGGTCCTGCCGGTCGCAGCCGGTATCGGCGGCGGCTCGGCCGATGCGGCGGCGGCGCTGCGCTTGCTGGCGCGCCTCAACGATCTGTCGCTCGATGATTCCAGGCTCCAGAAGGTCGCGCTTGCGACCGGCGCCGATGTGCCGGTGTGCCTGCTCTCTCGCGCGTGCGACATGACCGGCGTCGGCGAGCAGTTGCTGCCGCTGGCCTTGCCGAGCATGCCCTGCGTGATGGTCAATCCGCGCGTACCGGTCGCGACCAAGGACGTCTTCCAGGAGTTGGGCCTACGCAACGGCGAATTGCTGGTCGGTGCGACCGACGTGCTCGAAGCTCCGGCCTGGCCGGAGGCGGGCGGGTCGGTTTCCGATTGGGTCGGCGTTCTCGAAACCGTCGCCAACGATCTCGAGGCTCCCGCGCTGCGCATCCAGCCTGTCATCGGTGACGTGCTGGAGGCGTTGCGCTCTTCCGCCGGCGTCAAGCTGGCGCGGATGTCCGGCTCGGGCGCGACCTGCTTTGCGATCTATGGCGCTCCAGCGGACGCGCATGCCGCCGCCGAGAAGATCCGGCGCGGCCACCCCGGTTGGTGGGTGCATGCGGGGACGTTGAGCTAG